The sequence below is a genomic window from Acaryochloris thomasi RCC1774.
CGCACTGGTGCCAGGTGCTAGCCCGTCCATCCCATCCGTCAAGTTAACGGCGTTACTCTCTGCCGCCACGACAAACGTTGCCAGGAATAAAAACAAAATACCGATGGGCAGAGTAACGCCAAAGGGAAATTGAAGCGTTGTGATACCAGACTGCTGCTGCATTAACCAAAGGGCGAAGAGCAGTCCACTCCCCAATTCAATTCCTAGCCGGAGCCGTGCTGAAATTCCTTTGTTCGACTTCTTGCGCAGTACCTGCCAGTCGTCAGCCCAGCCCACGCCACCCAAAACCAGGGTCAACAGCACTGCTGCAGCAACCTCAACCGGAAATTCAGGAAGGGCAATCGCGGACCACATTAAGCTGAAGACCAGAGCCACCGGAACAAAAAAAATGCCCCCCATTGTGGGCGTCCCTGCCTTTTTGAGGTGAGATTGGGGGCCATCTTCTCGAATGACTTGGCCTGCTTTCAAAGATCGCAACACCGGCACAGCCCAAAAACCCAGCAGCGTCACCGCTAGCGTGGTCACCGCAAAGGGCAATGTCAGCGACACTAGGGGTTCAGAGAACCGGCCCGCGAGGTGGTCGGTTGCGATCGCAACCACCCCCAAGCCCACCAACAACAGCCCATATAGTTTTTGTCCCGACAGCCAGGTCGTCTTAGGAGTCTGATTCAAAACCGCCATCGCACTCAGCTAGCTATCCTCGTCGCTGTTATCGTCATCGGCCTCGAAGTCATCACTATCGCCAGACATCAGCGCATTAATCTCTTCCATCTCTTCGTCATCAGCGGCTTTCTCTTGCGGCTCACGCTCCATCAAGCGGCCTGAATTCTCTAACCAGCCAAGAATTGAAGCATCTTTGCGCGATTCCATAATCGGGGCGGCTTGTGACCGAGGCTGTTCGCGTAGAGAAGGATTTTTCATGGGTGTCAATTTACGTATATCTGCCGTCCCCATCTTACTCGCAACTGCTGGTTTTAGTGGGGCTAAAATAACGAGCAATACTTCATAGATCTCTGATGCCACGACCGACACTCTACGCCGCCA
It includes:
- a CDS encoding DUF3134 domain-containing protein, giving the protein MKNPSLREQPRSQAAPIMESRKDASILGWLENSGRLMEREPQEKAADDEEMEEINALMSGDSDDFEADDDNSDEDS
- the mraY gene encoding phospho-N-acetylmuramoyl-pentapeptide-transferase, which produces MAVLNQTPKTTWLSGQKLYGLLLVGLGVVAIATDHLAGRFSEPLVSLTLPFAVTTLAVTLLGFWAVPVLRSLKAGQVIREDGPQSHLKKAGTPTMGGIFFVPVALVFSLMWSAIALPEFPVEVAAAVLLTLVLGGVGWADDWQVLRKKSNKGISARLRLGIELGSGLLFALWLMQQQSGITTLQFPFGVTLPIGILFLFLATFVVAAESNAVNLTDGMDGLAPGTSAIALVGMALVVAPAWPGLMIFCACMAGGCLGFLAHNYNPARVFMGDTGSLALGGALAAVGLISNSLWALLILSGLFLVEALSVIAQVIYFKATKGPDGVGKRLFRMSPLHNHFELSGWPEVTVVFTFYGVVALLALVSLGLNRFA